The following proteins come from a genomic window of Aequorivita marisscotiae:
- a CDS encoding chaperone modulator CbpM, translating to MAREKYILVSHYCKVSQIENTFIERLHDFGLIAFEEKQNDLFIDEKDISEIERMFRLHHDLGINFEGLDAIKQMLKRMRKMEKEMNSLQKRLRLYE from the coding sequence ATGGCACGAGAAAAATACATATTGGTAAGTCACTACTGCAAAGTTTCACAAATTGAAAATACCTTTATTGAAAGGCTTCACGATTTTGGACTTATTGCTTTTGAAGAGAAACAAAACGACCTTTTTATAGATGAAAAGGATATTTCGGAAATTGAACGAATGTTTCGGCTACATCACGATTTAGGAATTAATTTTGAAGGATTAGACGCCATTAAACAAATGCTAAAACGTATGAGGAAGATGGAAAAAGAAATGAATTCACTTCAGAAAAGATTACGGTTGTACGAATAA
- a CDS encoding J domain-containing protein, producing the protein MEFIDYYKVLGLDKNATAADIKKAYRKLARKHHPDLNPNDKASQEKFQQINEANEVLSDPEKRKKYDQYGKDWQHADAFEEAKRKQGSQGFGDGFGGQRTYSGGGQGFDESQFSDFFESMFGGGGFTGGGRRQSAQFKGQDLAATLRLNLTDILESQKQTISIGDKKIRLTIPAGVEDGQTIKIKGYGGEGMQGGPKGDLLITFEIFNNTRFKRLESDLYATENISLYTAILGGEITIETLSGKVKLKVKPETQNDTKVKLKGKGLPKYKKENQHGDLYVTYKIELPKNLSEKEKALFTELSKLR; encoded by the coding sequence ATGGAATTCATAGATTACTATAAAGTTCTCGGGTTGGATAAAAATGCGACTGCGGCCGATATTAAAAAGGCGTACCGCAAACTTGCCAGAAAACATCATCCCGATTTAAATCCCAACGACAAAGCGTCGCAGGAAAAATTTCAACAGATAAATGAAGCAAATGAAGTTTTGAGCGACCCCGAAAAACGTAAAAAATACGACCAATACGGAAAGGATTGGCAACACGCCGATGCATTTGAAGAAGCCAAGCGTAAACAAGGCTCGCAAGGATTCGGCGACGGATTTGGTGGGCAACGAACCTACTCCGGCGGCGGGCAAGGTTTTGACGAAAGTCAGTTTTCAGATTTTTTTGAATCTATGTTTGGCGGAGGTGGATTTACTGGTGGCGGCCGCAGGCAATCTGCACAGTTTAAAGGGCAAGATTTAGCCGCAACGCTTCGATTGAATTTGACCGATATCTTGGAAAGTCAAAAGCAAACTATCAGCATTGGAGATAAAAAAATTAGATTAACAATTCCGGCAGGCGTTGAAGACGGGCAAACCATAAAAATTAAAGGTTACGGCGGCGAAGGAATGCAGGGCGGCCCAAAAGGCGATTTGCTAATTACTTTTGAAATTTTCAACAATACGCGTTTCAAAAGATTGGAAAGCGATTTGTATGCCACCGAAAATATTTCGCTGTACACTGCAATTTTAGGCGGCGAAATTACAATTGAAACCCTTTCTGGTAAAGTTAAGCTAAAAGTAAAACCCGAGACCCAAAACGATACCAAGGTTAAACTGAAAGGCAAAGGCTTACCGAAGTACAAAAAGGAAAATCAACACGGCGATTTGTATGTTACTTACAAAATAGAGCTTCCAAAAAATCTGTCGGAAAAAGAAAAAGCACTGTTTACTGAACTTTCAAAACTGAGATAA